In one window of Opitutus sp. GAS368 DNA:
- the xdhB gene encoding xanthine dehydrogenase molybdopterin binding subunit gives MSTVRPSDPAAPASLDLIVNGRAVSTAGVASTTTLLAWLRANGLTGAKEGCAEGDCGACSVALVDRDAKGKATYRAFNSCIALVPMFAGREIVTVEGLAQCGADKKQLHPVQAAMVEHYGSQCGYCTPGFVVSMFEAYYRDGCKEPWQVSDQLCGNLCRCTGYRPIRDAAVAALAQRNVGSALAPTAPKVGASADPTTDHFAARLQVPVHPPMALNYTAGEAKFFRPTSLPGMFTLLATYPAAQLVAGATEIGVELNKKFKAFPLLISTEGVPELTRITATTEAWHIGAGATLTNVEEVLGHEYPSIAKMLRVFAARQIRNRATLGGNLVTASPIGDSAPVLLTLDASVVLVTAKGERTVPLAEFFTAYRKTVLKPGEIMREIVLPRGGPTRGLTRRVDFLKVSKRRELDISIVAAAFCVDLDAGGIVRKARIAYGGVAAMPLRALKAETALVGKKLNDPAVAHLLHDTFKPIDDARSGADYRRGLVVSLWEKFVSGEQSQAQDADLGFAGDSRWPIEDASRNLRHESAVGHVTGRALYVDDTAQRRKMLDCWPVCAPHAHAKILRRDATKARQALGIHAVLLAEDIPGENNTGPVRHDEPLLAQDEILFHGQMVAWVVGDSLAACRAAAALVEVDYEPLPAIIGLPAAIAAGSYHTEPHALKRGDVATALGTAPARLEGEFEFGGQEHFYLETHAAWAEAGEEGSVLVNSSTQHPSEIQAIVAEVLHVARHKVVVQAPRMGGGFGGKETQGNGFAALVALAAVKTGRPVRVQLDRDLDMKLTGKRHPFHARFSIGHDNDGRLLAAQVELVSDGGWSLDLSTAINDRALFHLDNAYYIPAVHLSGRVAKTNVTSHTAFRGFGGPQGMIVIEEIIDRIARQTGLPPAVVRERNLYHGTGETNRTHYNEDIGDNRIQHIWQQVLAQAEFAKRRTEVDQWNRANPHMKRGLAVTPVKFGISFTLSHYNQAGALVHIYQDGSVQVNHGGTEMGQGLHTKILGVAMRELGLPAASIRLMTTSTDKVPNTSATAASSGADLNGAAVAAACATLRERLLPVAAGLLSAGRAGFTADMSGIKPDLQEIVFENGEVFAKSNPSARLPFAQVCAKAYAERISLSSTGYYKTPGVKWDWVKAEGRPFHYFACGAAVAEVEVDGFSGMHRVRRVDIVHDVGDSLNPGVDRGQIEGGFVQGMGWLTREELRWDKQGRLLTHSASTYQIPAFSDAPVEFNVTLLPRAAQSNTIHGSKAVGEPPLMLAFSVREALRDAVAAFGPPGGEVPLASPATGEAIFASIQSRLTGPA, from the coding sequence ATGTCAACCGTCCGGCCATCTGACCCGGCGGCTCCGGCCAGTCTCGACCTCATCGTCAACGGCCGTGCCGTCTCCACCGCGGGCGTGGCGTCCACCACCACGCTGCTGGCCTGGTTGCGCGCCAACGGCCTGACGGGCGCCAAGGAAGGCTGCGCCGAGGGCGACTGCGGTGCGTGCTCCGTGGCGCTGGTGGACCGCGATGCGAAGGGCAAAGCGACCTACCGCGCCTTCAATAGCTGCATCGCGCTGGTGCCGATGTTCGCCGGCCGCGAGATCGTGACGGTCGAGGGCCTCGCGCAATGCGGCGCCGACAAAAAGCAGCTCCACCCGGTGCAGGCCGCGATGGTGGAGCACTACGGCTCCCAATGCGGCTATTGCACGCCCGGCTTCGTGGTCTCGATGTTCGAGGCCTATTACCGGGACGGCTGCAAGGAGCCATGGCAGGTCAGCGACCAGCTCTGTGGCAATCTCTGCCGCTGCACCGGCTACCGGCCGATCCGCGATGCGGCGGTGGCGGCGCTCGCCCAGCGCAATGTAGGGTCGGCGCTTGCGCCGACCGCGCCGAAGGTCGGCGCAAGCGCCGACCCTACAACCGATCACTTTGCCGCCCGCTTGCAGGTCCCGGTGCATCCGCCCATGGCGCTCAACTACACCGCGGGCGAGGCGAAGTTCTTCCGCCCCACGTCGCTGCCGGGGATGTTCACGCTGCTCGCCACCTACCCGGCGGCCCAGTTGGTGGCCGGCGCGACCGAGATCGGCGTCGAGTTGAACAAGAAGTTCAAGGCGTTCCCGCTGCTCATCTCCACCGAGGGCGTGCCGGAACTGACGCGCATCACCGCGACGACCGAGGCCTGGCACATCGGCGCCGGCGCCACGCTGACCAACGTCGAGGAGGTGCTGGGCCACGAGTATCCCTCCATTGCGAAGATGCTGCGCGTGTTCGCCGCCCGCCAGATCCGCAACCGTGCCACGCTGGGCGGCAACCTCGTGACGGCGTCGCCCATCGGCGACAGCGCCCCGGTGCTGCTGACGCTCGACGCGAGCGTCGTGCTCGTCACCGCCAAGGGCGAGCGCACGGTGCCGCTGGCCGAGTTCTTCACCGCCTACCGCAAGACCGTGCTGAAGCCCGGCGAGATCATGCGCGAGATCGTGTTGCCGCGCGGCGGGCCGACCCGCGGCCTGACGCGCCGGGTGGATTTCCTCAAGGTCTCCAAGCGCCGCGAGCTCGACATCAGCATCGTGGCGGCGGCGTTCTGTGTGGACCTCGATGCCGGCGGTATCGTCCGCAAGGCGCGCATTGCCTACGGCGGCGTGGCGGCGATGCCGCTACGGGCGTTGAAGGCCGAGACGGCGCTGGTGGGCAAGAAGCTGAATGATCCGGCGGTGGCGCACCTCCTCCATGACACTTTCAAGCCGATCGACGATGCCCGCAGCGGTGCCGACTACCGGCGCGGTCTGGTCGTCAGCCTCTGGGAGAAATTCGTCTCGGGCGAACAGAGCCAGGCGCAGGACGCCGATCTGGGGTTCGCCGGCGACAGCCGGTGGCCAATCGAAGATGCCTCCCGCAACCTGCGGCACGAGAGCGCCGTCGGCCACGTGACCGGCCGGGCGCTGTATGTGGACGACACGGCGCAGCGCCGGAAGATGCTCGATTGCTGGCCGGTCTGCGCGCCGCACGCCCACGCGAAGATTTTGCGGCGCGACGCCACCAAGGCCCGGCAGGCGCTGGGCATTCACGCCGTGCTGCTGGCCGAGGACATCCCCGGTGAGAACAACACCGGCCCGGTGCGGCACGACGAGCCGCTGCTGGCGCAGGACGAGATTCTTTTCCACGGTCAGATGGTGGCCTGGGTGGTCGGAGATTCGCTCGCGGCGTGCCGCGCCGCCGCGGCGCTGGTCGAGGTGGACTACGAGCCGTTGCCCGCGATCATCGGCCTGCCGGCCGCCATCGCGGCGGGCAGCTACCACACCGAGCCGCACGCGCTGAAGCGCGGCGATGTCGCGACGGCGTTGGGGACGGCGCCGGCCCGGCTCGAAGGCGAGTTCGAATTTGGCGGGCAGGAGCATTTCTACCTCGAGACGCACGCGGCCTGGGCCGAGGCGGGCGAGGAAGGCAGCGTGTTGGTCAATTCCTCGACCCAGCATCCGTCGGAGATCCAGGCCATCGTCGCCGAGGTGCTGCATGTGGCGCGACACAAGGTCGTCGTGCAGGCCCCGCGCATGGGCGGCGGCTTCGGCGGCAAGGAAACGCAGGGCAACGGCTTCGCGGCGCTGGTGGCGCTGGCGGCGGTGAAGACCGGCCGGCCGGTGCGCGTGCAGCTCGACCGCGACCTCGACATGAAGCTGACGGGCAAGCGGCACCCGTTCCATGCCAGGTTTTCCATCGGCCACGACAACGACGGGCGGTTGCTCGCCGCGCAGGTCGAGCTGGTGTCGGACGGCGGCTGGTCGCTCGACCTGTCCACGGCGATCAACGACCGCGCGCTGTTCCACCTCGACAACGCCTACTACATCCCGGCGGTGCATTTAAGCGGCCGGGTGGCGAAGACCAATGTGACGTCGCACACGGCGTTCCGCGGCTTCGGCGGCCCACAGGGCATGATCGTCATCGAGGAGATCATCGATCGCATCGCGCGCCAAACCGGCCTGCCGCCGGCGGTCGTGCGCGAGCGCAACCTTTACCACGGGACCGGCGAAACCAACCGCACGCACTACAACGAGGACATCGGCGACAACCGCATCCAGCATATCTGGCAACAGGTGCTCGCGCAGGCGGAGTTCGCCAAGCGGCGCACCGAGGTCGACCAATGGAACCGGGCCAATCCGCACATGAAGCGCGGGCTGGCGGTGACGCCGGTGAAGTTCGGCATCAGCTTCACGCTCTCGCACTACAACCAGGCCGGCGCGCTGGTGCACATTTATCAGGACGGCTCGGTGCAGGTGAATCACGGCGGCACCGAGATGGGGCAGGGGTTGCACACCAAGATTCTCGGCGTCGCCATGCGCGAGCTCGGCCTCCCCGCCGCCAGCATCCGGCTGATGACCACCAGCACCGATAAGGTGCCGAACACCTCGGCCACGGCGGCGTCGAGCGGCGCCGACCTGAACGGCGCGGCGGTGGCGGCGGCGTGCGCCACGCTCCGCGAGCGGCTGCTGCCGGTGGCGGCGGGCCTGCTTTCGGCAGGTAGGGCGGGGTTTACCGCCGACATGTCGGGCATAAAGCCAGACCTGCAAGAAATAGTTTTCGAAAACGGCGAGGTTTTCGCAAAATCGAACCCGTCGGCCCGTCTCCCCTTCGCCCAGGTCTGCGCCAAGGCCTACGCGGAGCGCATCAGCCTTTCGTCGACCGGCTACTACAAGACGCCCGGCGTGAAGTGGGACTGGGTCAAGGCCGAGGGCCGGCCGTTCCACTACTTCGCCTGCGGCGCGGCCGTGGCGGAGGTGGAGGTGGACGGTTTCTCCGGCATGCACCGCGTGCGGCGCGTGGACATCGTCCATGACGTCGGCGACTCGCTCAACCCCGGCGTGGACCGCGGCCAGATCGAGGGCGGCTTCGTGCAGGGCATGGGCTGGCTCACGCGCGAGGAACTGCGTTGGGACAAGCAAGGCCGGTTGCTCACGCACAGCGCCAGCACCTACCAGATTCCCGCGTTCAGCGACGCGCCTGTCGAATTCAACGTCACGCTTTTGCCCCGGGCCGCGCAGTCCAACACCATCCACGGCAGCAAGGCCGTGGGCGAGCCGCCGTTGATGCTGGCGTTCTCGGTGCGCGAGGCGCTGCGCGACGCGGTGGCGGCGTTCGGTCCACCCGGCGGCGAGGTGCCGCTGGCCTCGCCCGCGACGGGCGAGGCGATCTTCGCCTCGATTCAGTCGCGGCTGACTGGACCGGCATGA
- a CDS encoding methyltransferase domain-containing protein → MKALDRFIQQWRMRQAMRFIPAGTRVIDIGAHEGELFQALGDRLIRGFGIEPLRKTVLDAPKFTIIPGFFPAARPAEGGWDAVTMLAVLEHVPTKEQQALATACHELLKPGGRVIITVPAKTVDHILAVLRFLRLIDGMSLEEHYGFEPADTERIFAAPRFRLLHRSRFQGGLNHLFVFERTG, encoded by the coding sequence ATGAAGGCGTTGGATCGTTTCATCCAGCAGTGGCGGATGCGTCAGGCGATGCGGTTCATCCCGGCCGGCACCCGGGTCATCGACATCGGCGCGCATGAAGGCGAACTTTTCCAAGCCCTGGGCGACCGGCTGATCCGCGGGTTTGGCATTGAGCCGCTGCGAAAGACGGTGCTGGACGCGCCCAAGTTCACGATTATCCCCGGGTTCTTCCCGGCGGCACGGCCGGCGGAGGGCGGCTGGGATGCGGTAACGATGCTGGCCGTGTTGGAGCACGTGCCGACGAAGGAGCAGCAGGCGCTCGCGACAGCCTGTCATGAGCTGCTCAAGCCCGGCGGCCGGGTGATCATCACGGTGCCGGCGAAAACGGTGGACCACATCCTGGCGGTGCTGCGCTTCCTGCGGTTGATCGACGGCATGTCGCTGGAGGAGCATTACGGCTTCGAGCCGGCGGACACGGAGCGGATCTTTGCCGCGCCGCGGTTCCGGCTGTTGCACCGGTCGAGGTTTCAGGGCGGGCTCAACCACCTGTTCGTATTCGAACGGACCGGTTGA
- the xdhC gene encoding xanthine dehydrogenase accessory protein XdhC has translation MNDAGFYEQLAALGREGTAFVLVILTESLGSTPQDTGAKMLVTAAGLHTGTVGGGKVEAKAIGVAQAMLAGATAAPRFVNWTLRTDVGMTCGGSVKLYFEPHAGGGAGAAWPVWVFGAGHVVQALVPVLAPLDCQLTVVDPRREWLDKLPRARNARYVEAAEPAGLVPTMPDHAFLLCLTQGHASDRPVLQRALAERHFPFVGVIGSEAKAEVLRKELIAAGLPAKRAKEFHCPVGLSFGSNDPREIALSIAAQLLTERDRLRAGAK, from the coding sequence ATGAACGACGCCGGCTTCTATGAACAACTGGCCGCCCTCGGGCGCGAGGGCACGGCGTTCGTGCTCGTCATCCTCACCGAGTCGCTCGGCAGCACGCCCCAGGACACCGGGGCCAAGATGCTCGTCACCGCCGCCGGCCTGCACACCGGCACCGTCGGCGGCGGCAAGGTCGAGGCCAAGGCCATCGGCGTCGCACAGGCAATGCTCGCCGGGGCCACGGCCGCACCGCGCTTCGTCAACTGGACGCTCAGGACCGATGTCGGCATGACGTGCGGCGGCTCGGTGAAACTTTATTTCGAGCCGCACGCCGGCGGCGGTGCCGGCGCGGCGTGGCCCGTCTGGGTCTTCGGCGCCGGCCATGTCGTCCAGGCGCTCGTGCCCGTGCTCGCCCCACTCGACTGCCAGCTGACCGTCGTCGACCCGCGCCGGGAGTGGCTCGACAAGCTGCCGCGGGCCCGCAACGCCCGCTACGTCGAAGCCGCCGAGCCGGCCGGCCTGGTGCCGACGATGCCCGACCACGCTTTCCTGCTCTGCCTGACCCAGGGCCACGCTTCCGACCGCCCCGTGCTGCAGCGCGCGCTCGCCGAGCGGCACTTTCCCTTCGTTGGCGTCATCGGCAGCGAAGCCAAGGCGGAGGTGCTCCGGAAAGAGCTCATTGCCGCCGGCCTGCCCGCCAAGCGCGCGAAGGAATTCCACTGTCCCGTCGGCCTGTCCTTCGGCAGCAACGACCCGCGCGAGATCGCCCTGAGCATCGCCGCCCAGCTCCTGACCGAGCGGGACCGATTGCGCGCCGGGGCAAAATAA
- a CDS encoding methyltransferase domain-containing protein, with protein MLEDIPPSHPEFWSSRYLSANTPWDFDGVPADLREFLKRKDTGSNPQARGKVLIPGCGLGHEIKAFSQAGYDVTAIDFAPGAVERARRLNGTALASRIILGDFFSHDFAPNSFDYVYERAFLCALLPERREVYRARMASLLKYQGALLGYFYYQKPVLSEGPPYGFAWGTADELFARYFLLVKDSPVNDSVPMFAGRERWQEWRRTSFKG; from the coding sequence ATGTTGGAAGACATCCCTCCCAGTCATCCCGAGTTCTGGAGTTCGCGCTATCTCAGCGCGAACACGCCTTGGGATTTCGACGGCGTGCCGGCCGATCTGCGGGAATTTCTCAAGCGCAAGGACACCGGCTCCAACCCGCAGGCCCGCGGCAAGGTGCTCATCCCCGGCTGCGGCCTCGGCCACGAGATCAAGGCGTTCAGCCAGGCCGGCTACGACGTGACGGCGATCGACTTCGCGCCCGGCGCCGTCGAGCGCGCCCGCCGGCTCAACGGCACCGCGCTGGCCAGCCGCATCATCCTCGGGGATTTCTTCAGCCACGATTTCGCGCCCAACTCGTTCGACTATGTCTACGAGCGCGCCTTTCTCTGCGCGCTGCTGCCGGAACGGCGCGAGGTCTACCGCGCCCGCATGGCCAGCCTGCTGAAATACCAGGGCGCGCTGCTCGGCTATTTCTACTACCAGAAGCCGGTGCTCTCGGAAGGGCCGCCCTACGGCTTCGCCTGGGGCACGGCCGACGAGCTGTTCGCCCGTTATTTCCTCCTGGTGAAGGATTCGCCCGTCAACGACTCCGTGCCCATGTTCGCCGGCCGCGAACGCTGGCAGGAGTGGCGCCGCACCTCGTTCAAGGGTTGA
- a CDS encoding DUF1080 domain-containing protein has protein sequence MRCLVAVLATLTLAAPAPAAEPRELFDGRDLAGWEFTTNPATAIATVCTVRPDGVIAATGQPVGFIATTAAYSNYRLHAEWRWPGKPGNSGVLVHISSGPRDRVWPLCYQVQMKNKFVGDLLPMAGATFAEPLTSVPGAATAIKGYTAPDSEKPAGEWNTCDVICRGDTIEVMVNGVRQNRITGCSLHGGKIGFQFEGTPFELRHVTLVGLD, from the coding sequence ATGCGTTGCCTTGTTGCCGTTCTTGCCACCCTGACACTGGCCGCCCCGGCGCCCGCGGCCGAGCCCCGCGAACTCTTTGACGGCCGCGACCTCGCCGGCTGGGAATTCACGACCAACCCGGCCACCGCCATCGCCACGGTCTGCACGGTCCGGCCCGACGGCGTCATCGCCGCGACCGGCCAGCCGGTGGGCTTCATCGCCACCACGGCGGCCTATTCGAACTACCGCCTGCATGCCGAATGGCGCTGGCCGGGCAAGCCGGGCAACAGCGGCGTGCTCGTGCACATCAGCTCCGGCCCCAGGGATCGCGTGTGGCCGCTTTGCTACCAGGTGCAGATGAAGAACAAGTTCGTCGGCGACCTCCTGCCCATGGCCGGCGCCACCTTTGCCGAACCGCTCACGAGCGTCCCCGGCGCGGCGACCGCCATCAAGGGGTATACCGCCCCCGACAGCGAAAAGCCCGCCGGCGAGTGGAACACGTGCGACGTCATCTGCCGGGGCGACACGATCGAGGTCATGGTCAACGGCGTGCGGCAAAACCGGATCACGGGCTGCTCGTTACATGGAGGTAAAATCGGGTTCCAGTTCGAGGGCACGCCCTTCGAGCTGCGCCACGTCACGCTGGTCGGACTTGACTAA
- a CDS encoding SMP-30/gluconolactonase/LRE family protein, with amino-acid sequence MRFRDGCVLALVAGLGWGATAGAEPRPPVMLPGLQRDGSVLLPNQWSLRPAGRQVVVGDFPVNLALHPGGRFAAVLHCGYSQHEIRLLDLASGRQVSQVALDESFYGLAWSADGQHLYASGATLETVHVFAFADGLLSSPADFRVRPEKETGVPVGLATDKTGALYVAEGWGQRVDKLEAASGQPVWSVSLATAAPVSVTDPEGPRWQPSDATDAPFPYACLPDPSRGRLYVSLWGRAAVLVLDAKSGAELARWPVGPHPNEMALSADGRLFVAEANTNTVSILDPADGRVLETLSTSPTPGALPGSMPNSLALSPDGHLLFVANANNNCVAVFDVSAARRTVSLGLVPVGWFPTSVRVSADGRTLVVANGKGVISAANPAGPFPGDPRPRNLQDYIGSLFKGTVSLIALPAADRRTAVFGAWTREVLATQPVATSARPAGSPVPAAPGEASPVRHVIYVVKENRTYDQMLGDLPGGNGAPQLCLFPESVTPNHHALAREFVLLDNFYADGEVSADGHEWSMGAYASDFVEKTWPLNYGHNQRNKIGYPSEGAYAIAAPERGYLWDQAAQAGVSYRSYGEFVFNGRRATDPARPSLPVLREHIDPLYRGFDLDYPDVKRAERFIAELQRFEARGDMPRLQVVRLGNDHTSGTLAGALTPRALVADNDLALGRLVDAVSHSKFWTDTAIFVLEDDAQNGPDHVDAHRSPCLVISPYTARHSVDSTLYSTTSVLRTIELILGLQPMSQFDAAAAPMHAAFTATPDPTPFTARPAQVDLNERNPAGGWGAKESARMDFREADRADDIALNEIVWRSVKGAGSPMPAPVRAAFFKARARTDRDDD; translated from the coding sequence ATGAGATTTCGTGACGGCTGCGTGCTGGCGCTTGTCGCCGGGCTTGGCTGGGGCGCCACGGCCGGCGCGGAGCCCCGGCCGCCGGTCATGCTGCCGGGATTGCAGCGCGATGGCTCGGTGCTGCTGCCCAACCAGTGGTCGTTGCGCCCAGCCGGCCGCCAGGTGGTCGTCGGTGATTTTCCGGTCAACCTCGCCCTCCATCCCGGCGGACGTTTTGCGGCCGTGCTGCACTGCGGGTATTCGCAGCATGAGATCCGCCTCCTCGACCTGGCCTCCGGCCGGCAAGTTTCCCAAGTCGCGCTCGACGAATCGTTTTATGGGCTCGCCTGGTCCGCCGACGGCCAGCACCTCTACGCCAGCGGCGCCACGCTCGAGACCGTCCATGTCTTTGCCTTTGCCGACGGGCTGCTTTCGTCTCCGGCGGATTTCCGCGTGCGACCTGAGAAGGAAACCGGCGTGCCGGTCGGGCTCGCTACCGACAAAACGGGGGCGCTTTATGTCGCCGAAGGCTGGGGCCAGCGGGTGGACAAGCTTGAGGCGGCCTCGGGCCAGCCCGTCTGGTCGGTCTCCCTCGCCACGGCGGCGCCAGTTTCAGTCACCGACCCCGAGGGGCCGCGGTGGCAACCTTCCGATGCGACCGATGCACCGTTCCCGTATGCTTGCCTGCCCGATCCGTCGCGCGGCCGCCTCTATGTCAGCCTGTGGGGCCGCGCCGCCGTGCTCGTGCTGGACGCGAAGAGCGGCGCCGAACTCGCCCGCTGGCCCGTCGGCCCGCACCCGAATGAAATGGCCCTCTCCGCCGACGGCCGCCTCTTCGTGGCCGAGGCCAACACCAACACGGTGAGCATCCTCGACCCGGCCGACGGCCGCGTGCTCGAAACGTTGTCTACCTCGCCCACCCCCGGGGCCCTGCCGGGCTCGATGCCCAACAGCCTCGCGCTCTCCCCCGACGGCCATCTGCTCTTCGTGGCCAACGCCAACAACAACTGCGTGGCCGTCTTCGACGTTTCCGCGGCCCGCCGGACGGTTTCACTCGGCCTTGTCCCGGTCGGCTGGTTTCCGACCAGCGTGCGCGTGAGCGCCGACGGCCGCACGCTCGTCGTCGCCAACGGCAAGGGCGTGATCTCCGCCGCCAACCCCGCGGGCCCGTTTCCGGGGGACCCGCGGCCACGCAACCTGCAGGACTACATCGGCAGCCTCTTCAAGGGCACCGTCAGCCTCATCGCGCTGCCCGCGGCCGACCGGCGGACCGCGGTGTTTGGCGCCTGGACCCGGGAGGTTCTCGCTACCCAGCCCGTCGCGACGTCCGCTAGGCCCGCCGGGAGCCCGGTGCCTGCCGCGCCCGGCGAGGCGTCGCCGGTCCGGCACGTCATCTACGTGGTGAAGGAGAACCGCACCTACGACCAGATGCTGGGCGACCTGCCCGGGGGCAACGGCGCACCGCAACTCTGCCTGTTTCCCGAGTCTGTCACGCCCAACCACCATGCGCTCGCCCGTGAATTCGTGCTGCTGGATAATTTTTATGCCGACGGCGAGGTCTCGGCCGACGGCCACGAGTGGTCGATGGGGGCCTATGCCAGCGACTTCGTCGAGAAGACCTGGCCGCTCAATTACGGCCACAACCAGCGCAATAAGATCGGCTACCCGAGCGAGGGAGCCTACGCCATCGCCGCGCCCGAACGCGGCTACCTCTGGGACCAGGCTGCGCAGGCCGGAGTCAGCTACCGCAGCTACGGCGAATTCGTGTTCAACGGCCGCCGGGCCACCGATCCCGCCCGGCCCTCCCTCCCCGTGCTGCGCGAGCACATCGACCCGCTCTACCGCGGCTTCGATCTCGACTACCCCGATGTGAAGCGTGCCGAACGCTTCATCGCCGAGCTGCAGCGGTTCGAAGCCCGGGGCGACATGCCGCGCCTGCAGGTCGTGCGCCTCGGCAACGACCATACTTCCGGCACGCTCGCCGGCGCCCTCACCCCCCGGGCCCTCGTCGCCGACAACGACCTCGCCCTTGGCCGGCTGGTCGACGCGGTCAGCCATTCGAAGTTCTGGACCGATACCGCCATCTTTGTGCTGGAGGACGACGCACAAAACGGCCCCGACCACGTCGACGCGCATCGCAGTCCGTGTCTGGTCATCAGCCCCTACACCGCCCGTCACTCGGTCGATTCGACGCTCTATTCCACCACCAGCGTGCTCCGCACGATCGAACTGATCCTCGGGTTGCAGCCCATGTCGCAATTCGACGCCGCGGCCGCGCCGATGCACGCCGCCTTCACCGCGACCCCCGATCCGACCCCTTTCACCGCCCGCCCGGCCCAGGTCGACCTGAACGAGCGCAACCCGGCCGGCGGCTGGGGCGCGAAGGAATCGGCCCGCATGGATTTTCGCGAGGCCGACCGCGCCGATGACATCGCGCTCAATGAAATCGTCTGGCGTTCCGTCAAGGGCGCCGGCTCGCCCATGCCCGCGCCGGTCCGTGCCGCCTTTTTCAAGGCCCGCGCCAGGACGGACCGGGACGACGATTGA
- the sufT gene encoding putative Fe-S cluster assembly protein SufT — MSTTDKRDRALTREVTVTQIPSGDKQTLFAGDTVFIHQVLGGSYTIQTSTGLYRLDGKDADAIGETVAVQTVTAATLADGAPDPEAIWDQLRKVFDPEIPVNIVDLGLVYSMDVGKADDGGFKVDVAMTLTAPGCGMGPAIAEDAKGKILLVPGVSTADVRITWEPAWNQSMISEEGKMKLGLI; from the coding sequence ATGAGCACCACCGACAAACGCGACCGCGCCCTGACCCGCGAGGTCACCGTCACGCAGATCCCCAGCGGCGACAAGCAGACGCTGTTCGCCGGCGACACCGTCTTCATCCACCAGGTGCTCGGCGGCAGCTATACCATCCAGACCTCGACCGGCCTCTACCGCCTCGACGGCAAGGACGCCGACGCCATCGGCGAGACCGTCGCCGTGCAGACCGTCACCGCGGCCACGCTGGCCGATGGCGCGCCCGACCCCGAGGCGATCTGGGACCAGCTGCGCAAGGTTTTCGACCCCGAGATTCCCGTGAACATCGTCGACCTCGGCCTCGTCTATTCGATGGACGTCGGCAAGGCCGACGACGGCGGCTTCAAGGTGGACGTCGCCATGACGCTCACCGCGCCCGGCTGCGGCATGGGCCCGGCCATCGCCGAGGATGCCAAGGGCAAAATCCTGCTCGTCCCCGGCGTCAGCACCGCCGACGTTCGCATCACCTGGGAGCCGGCCTGGAACCAGTCCATGATCAGCGAAGAGGGCAAAATGAAGCTCGGCCTGATCTGA